The Lichenihabitans psoromatis genomic interval GGCGACCGGCTTTCGCAGCAGAAATTTGGTCACGGAATGGCCATCGCGGTCGTAATAATCGACACTGCCATCGTCGGATGTCTCGAACCGATAGAAGCGATGCGTCTCGCCATCGATCGTCAGGCCGGTGAAATCCAGCACTGGATCGGTGTCCGGATCGGGCTTGTCGACGCTGTAGAGAAATTCGGCCGTATCGTCCGACGAGACCGGAACTCCCAGATCCGTATAGGCGCTCGATAGCCGCACCAGCTCATCGACCAAAGGCTGATCGGCGATATTGTGGCGCGATAACGCATAGAGACTGTCGCGCACGGATCCTTGGTCGGCGCCATCGTCGTCAGCGGCTTGAGGGTCCGTCTTGAACGCCACGGAGCGGATGCCGGGCGCAGCTTGGATCGGCACGGCGACACGCTCGTAATGGCCCGCATCCGACAGGGCCGCCTCGCCCACAGAGCCATCCGTGCGCTCGATCCGGATCGTCACGGGCCGCGCGGAGCTCGGCTGCGCGGTCGCCGCATTCTGGCGGATCACGATCGTTTCGCCGCCAACCAACACCATGCGGCTGAGGCCAGGCGGAGCGACGGCGGTCGCGATATCGGCCGCGTCGGTCTGCGACAAGCCGAGCAGCAAGAGCATCGGTTCGATCCGGTCGCCGCGTTGCGCCAAGATCACGCGATCGGGGTCGTCCGGCAGGTGGCGGGTCCCCACGATCGTGGTCACGTTCAGCGGCGTGCCGCGCGGACCCGTGTCGAGATCGAACCGCGCCTTGGCCGCATAGGCCGAGACGCCGACCGGTGTCGTGCGCGCCAGCCCCCCCATCAGAATTTCGGGCGGCAGGCTCGGAGCCGACGGCTCGGGGAGCGCCGCCATCGGGGTTGCGGGCTTGGGGCCCGGCGCTCCAACTTCGGTTGGGGCGTTCTTGCCGAGATGCGCCACGAGATAGGTGAACGGCACCACGGCCGAGCCCGAGGACCGGACCTGCTCGACGTGGACCTGCACGTTCCGCGAGGTCGGGGCGGGCGCGGCGGCGGTCGAGAGGCGGTTGCCACGGCCGAGCCCCTCGCCGGGCGCCAACTGGGCATCGGCCGAAACCGCGATCGTCGGCGCATAGGCTTTGGCCGTGCCACGCAGCGCGGCATGGAGAACCCCGAGCAGCAGGG includes:
- a CDS encoding M23 family metallopeptidase, encoding MSAVVSSHASSPRFLAPVDRTPPISARERWDPRHDRRSVNIRWLVATSLIAIASASLLLGVLHAALRGTAKAYAPTIAVSADAQLAPGEGLGRGNRLSTAAAPAPTSRNVQVHVEQVRSSGSAVVPFTYLVAHLGKNAPTEVGAPGPKPATPMAALPEPSAPSLPPEILMGGLARTTPVGVSAYAAKARFDLDTGPRGTPLNVTTIVGTRHLPDDPDRVILAQRGDRIEPMLLLLGLSQTDAADIATAVAPPGLSRMVLVGGETIVIRQNAATAQPSSARPVTIRIERTDGSVGEAALSDAGHYERVAVPIQAAPGIRSVAFKTDPQAADDDGADQGSVRDSLYALSRHNIADQPLVDELVRLSSAYTDLGVPVSSDDTAEFLYSVDKPDPDTDPVLDFTGLTIDGETHRFYRFETSDDGSVDYYDRDGHSVTKFLLRKPVANGRLGDGFGWRTHPILGDRRFHQGVDYAAPYGSPVVAAGAGVVEKIDYEGGYGKYIRVRHDLGYETTYSHVSGYPRGIRVGTRVRQGETIAYIGSTGLSTGPHLYYEVKINDHNVDPLRIKLSAGRILEGEALATFARRRDRIDVLIKASTVGTASKKS